A single window of Chloroflexota bacterium DNA harbors:
- a CDS encoding VgrG-related protein has translation MPEERQNVSPISIKVEGSPISEDMIGDLQEVKVDHSLHLPSMFTLHLGNHDMKWLEDATLREGKKVEISYGENPAKKLLLGKIAALEPDLNEASPTLVVRGYDLSHALYRGRKRRAFTNMKDSDIVKQLAREAALNPSDVDETSEIHPYVYQNNQTNADFLWERAARVGYEMWVDDDKLHFHATRTSGTPVRVEWGSSLRSFRPRLSTSEQVNEVEVRGWNPKTKEQVVGRATRGQGAPQIGISQPGAEVAQQAWGEAKYAVVDEFVRSASEAEKMAQALLDEMAASFVEADGAVDGNADIKAGKQVEVAGVGQRFNGTYYVTQATHHWTKDQGLKTHFAISGKRDRGFASLIQDVVPPASNAAMNLAIGIVTDNKDPEEMGRVRVKLPFLSESDVSAWARVATPMAGDGRGFMYLPEVDDEVLIGFEHGDIHRPFVIGGLWNGKDKLPMNASEAVGGDGKVNKRVLKSRSGHTITLDDTEGSEAISIVDKTGNNKIVMKSSDNSMEIKVDGDLKIESKGKITFKAMQGMDMNSQTDFKIAGTSGVDMSSQAQLKLSGSAGAEISSPAQTKISGSMVDISGSATVQVTGGLIKLN, from the coding sequence ATGCCTGAAGAACGACAGAACGTCTCGCCGATCTCGATCAAGGTTGAAGGATCGCCCATCAGCGAGGACATGATCGGCGATCTGCAGGAGGTGAAGGTGGATCACAGCCTGCACCTGCCGAGCATGTTCACGCTGCACCTGGGCAACCACGACATGAAGTGGCTGGAGGACGCCACGCTGCGCGAGGGCAAGAAAGTTGAGATCTCGTACGGCGAGAACCCGGCGAAGAAGCTGCTGCTCGGCAAGATCGCCGCACTCGAGCCGGATCTGAACGAAGCGTCGCCGACGCTCGTCGTGCGCGGGTATGATCTCTCGCACGCGCTGTATCGCGGGCGCAAGCGGCGCGCGTTCACCAACATGAAAGATTCCGACATCGTGAAGCAGTTGGCGCGCGAGGCGGCGCTGAACCCCAGCGACGTCGACGAGACGTCGGAAATCCATCCGTATGTCTACCAGAACAACCAGACTAACGCCGACTTCCTGTGGGAGCGCGCCGCGCGCGTCGGTTACGAGATGTGGGTTGACGACGACAAGCTGCATTTTCACGCCACACGCACATCGGGCACTCCCGTGCGCGTTGAATGGGGCTCCAGCCTGCGCTCGTTCCGCCCGCGCCTGAGCACCAGCGAGCAGGTCAACGAGGTCGAGGTGCGCGGCTGGAACCCGAAGACCAAGGAGCAGGTTGTCGGGCGCGCCACGCGCGGTCAGGGTGCGCCGCAGATCGGCATCAGCCAGCCGGGCGCGGAAGTCGCCCAGCAAGCGTGGGGCGAGGCAAAGTACGCCGTCGTCGACGAGTTTGTGCGCTCGGCATCCGAAGCCGAGAAAATGGCGCAGGCGCTGCTTGATGAGATGGCGGCCTCCTTTGTGGAGGCCGACGGCGCAGTCGATGGCAACGCCGATATCAAGGCCGGCAAACAGGTCGAAGTGGCTGGCGTGGGTCAGCGCTTCAACGGCACATACTACGTCACCCAGGCAACGCACCACTGGACGAAGGACCAGGGCCTCAAGACGCATTTCGCAATCAGCGGCAAGCGTGATCGCGGGTTCGCCAGCCTGATTCAAGACGTCGTGCCGCCCGCATCCAACGCGGCGATGAATCTGGCGATCGGCATCGTCACCGACAACAAAGACCCGGAGGAGATGGGCCGCGTGCGCGTGAAGCTGCCATTCCTGTCCGAAAGCGACGTCAGTGCCTGGGCGCGCGTGGCCACACCGATGGCCGGCGACGGCCGCGGGTTCATGTACCTGCCCGAGGTGGACGACGAGGTGCTGATCGGCTTCGAGCACGGCGACATACACCGGCCGTTCGTGATCGGCGGGCTCTGGAACGGCAAGGACAAGTTGCCGATGAACGCCAGCGAGGCGGTCGGCGGCGACGGCAAGGTCAACAAGCGCGTGCTGAAGTCGCGCAGCGGGCACACGATCACGCTGGACGACACGGAGGGCAGCGAGGCGATCAGCATCGTTGACAAGACCGGCAATAACAAGATCGTCATGAAGTCGTCGGACAACTCAATGGAAATCAAGGTGGATGGCGACCTGAAGATCGAGTCCAAGGGCAAGATTACATTCAAGGCGATGCAGGGCATGGACATGAACAGCCAGACCGACTTCAAGATTGCCGGCACCAGCGGCGTTGACATGAGCTCGCAGGCGCAGTTGAAACTGAGCGGCAGCGCCGGCGCCGAAATCAGCAGCCCGGCCCAGACGAAGATTAGCGGGTCGATGGTGGACATTAGCGGCTCGGCAACCGTTCAAGTCACCGGCGGCTTGATCAAGCTGAACTAG
- a CDS encoding GPW/gp25 family protein: protein MTNKRDFIGAGWAFPPRPDGRGGIATASDDEKIKQAIWIILGTPIGQRVMRPTFGSRLHELVFAPLNAETMGMAEMFVIDALKFWEPRIEVTDVVARTDRRKPAMLLIDVQYSIKATHDQRSLVYPFYRIPGE, encoded by the coding sequence GTGACCAACAAGCGTGATTTCATCGGCGCCGGCTGGGCTTTCCCGCCGCGGCCGGACGGTCGCGGCGGCATCGCCACCGCCTCCGATGACGAAAAGATCAAGCAGGCGATTTGGATCATTCTCGGCACGCCGATCGGCCAGCGCGTCATGCGCCCGACATTCGGCAGCCGCCTGCACGAACTGGTCTTCGCCCCGCTCAACGCCGAGACGATGGGCATGGCCGAGATGTTCGTCATCGACGCGCTCAAGTTCTGGGAGCCGCGCATCGAGGTGACCGACGTCGTCGCGCGCACCGACCGGCGGAAGCCGGCCATGCTGCTGATTGACGTGCAGTACAGCATCAAAGCCACACACGACCAGCGCAGCCTGGTCTATCCGTTCTATCGCATTCCGGGTGAATAA
- a CDS encoding putative baseplate assembly protein translates to MALPVPNLDDRKFQDFVDEAKRRIPRYAPQWTDHNVSDPGVTLIELFAWMTEQMIFRLNQVPDKNFVTFLELLGVGLQPAQPARGDVTFMLSAAPRPDRRAIIPAWTETATERTETLEAVVFTTDTDAEVLPPQVRWLLTSADGDEFQDQAATARGETALDVWANPPRASNAMYLGFDADLSRHVLVLQFQCDRVGIGIDPERPPWKWEVWRGNEFKWETVEVASDTTLGLNQNGEVRLHLPYACQPARPDRMREARTWIRCAPLDQLPPGRAPYARAPRIRRASAYTIGITVPVTHAQPVGPEVLGYSAGQPAQRFRLQNRNILKPQGSDEIVEVAVTANNWEPWTMVPHFGDSGPEDRHYMLDSITGEVSFGPAVRQRNGAEPQFGAIPPQASQIRIRRYRIGGGVRGNVAAGRVKVLKTTLPYVASVTNRADITGGLEAQSLDDAKLRAPSLLRTRFRAVTSEDYEYLAREVEGVGRVRCLQPRPDDPSAPPPNTVQILVIPALPALTDSELERQIELHEALAQENRRAGIEGVLQAQLRLTPSTEFRLREYLDERRMLTTRIQIGEPQYVWVTVQTRIRVAPKAEPERVRRDVKAALYRFLNPMYGGGGGGWPFGKPLTIDKVYALIQEVPGVDYATGLDLYPINLTDPKGQRLGKSEQVINVPPNGVIVSYYHNVYSA, encoded by the coding sequence ATGGCCTTGCCCGTCCCAAACCTAGACGATCGGAAGTTCCAGGATTTCGTCGATGAAGCCAAGCGGCGTATCCCGCGCTACGCGCCGCAGTGGACCGATCACAACGTCAGCGATCCGGGCGTCACGCTGATCGAGTTGTTCGCCTGGATGACGGAGCAGATGATCTTCCGGCTCAACCAGGTGCCGGACAAGAACTTCGTCACCTTTCTGGAACTGCTCGGCGTCGGACTGCAGCCGGCGCAGCCGGCGCGCGGCGATGTCACGTTCATGCTTTCCGCCGCCCCCCGGCCGGACCGCCGCGCTATCATCCCGGCCTGGACTGAGACCGCCACGGAACGCACGGAAACACTGGAGGCCGTCGTCTTCACAACCGATACGGATGCCGAGGTGCTGCCCCCGCAAGTGCGCTGGCTGCTGACGAGCGCCGACGGCGACGAGTTCCAGGATCAGGCCGCCACGGCGCGCGGCGAAACGGCGCTCGATGTGTGGGCCAACCCGCCGCGTGCGTCCAACGCGATGTACCTCGGCTTCGACGCCGATCTGAGCCGTCATGTGCTTGTCCTGCAATTCCAGTGCGACCGGGTGGGCATCGGCATCGATCCCGAGCGCCCGCCGTGGAAGTGGGAAGTCTGGCGCGGCAACGAGTTCAAGTGGGAAACGGTCGAGGTCGCCTCGGACACGACGCTGGGACTCAACCAGAACGGCGAAGTGCGACTGCATCTGCCCTATGCCTGCCAGCCGGCCCGGCCGGACCGCATGCGCGAAGCGCGCACGTGGATTCGCTGCGCACCGCTCGACCAGTTGCCGCCCGGCCGCGCGCCCTATGCGCGCGCGCCGCGTATCCGCCGCGCGTCGGCGTACACGATCGGCATCACGGTGCCGGTCACGCACGCGCAACCGGTGGGTCCCGAAGTGCTCGGCTACAGCGCCGGGCAGCCGGCGCAGCGCTTCCGCCTGCAGAATCGCAACATCCTCAAGCCGCAGGGCAGCGATGAGATTGTGGAAGTCGCCGTGACCGCCAACAACTGGGAGCCGTGGACGATGGTGCCGCACTTCGGCGATTCCGGACCGGAAGACCGGCACTATATGCTCGATTCCATAACGGGCGAGGTCAGCTTCGGTCCCGCCGTACGCCAGCGCAACGGCGCGGAGCCGCAGTTCGGCGCGATCCCGCCGCAGGCCAGCCAGATTCGTATTCGACGCTACCGCATCGGCGGCGGCGTGCGCGGCAATGTGGCTGCCGGTCGCGTCAAGGTGCTGAAAACCACGCTCCCCTACGTCGCGTCGGTCACCAACCGTGCCGACATTACCGGCGGCCTTGAAGCACAGAGCCTCGATGACGCCAAGCTGCGCGCCCCGTCGCTGCTGCGCACCCGCTTCCGCGCGGTCACATCCGAGGACTATGAGTACCTTGCCCGCGAGGTCGAAGGCGTCGGCCGCGTGCGCTGCCTGCAGCCGCGCCCCGACGATCCCTCGGCGCCGCCGCCCAACACGGTGCAGATCCTCGTCATCCCGGCGCTGCCGGCGCTGACCGATAGCGAACTGGAGCGACAGATCGAGTTGCATGAGGCGCTGGCGCAGGAGAACCGGCGGGCCGGCATCGAGGGCGTCCTGCAGGCACAATTACGGCTGACACCGTCCACCGAGTTCCGCCTGCGCGAGTACCTGGACGAGCGGCGTATGTTGACAACGCGCATCCAGATCGGCGAGCCGCAGTACGTCTGGGTCACGGTGCAGACCCGCATCCGCGTCGCGCCCAAAGCCGAGCCGGAACGCGTGCGCCGCGACGTGAAGGCGGCGCTCTACCGATTCCTGAACCCGATGTATGGCGGCGGCGGTGGCGGCTGGCCCTTCGGCAAACCACTGACGATTGATAAGGTGTATGCGCTGATCCAGGAAGTGCCGGGCGTGGACTACGCCACGGGCCTCGATCTGTACCCGATCAACCTGACCGATCCGAAGGGCCAGCGACTTGGCAAATCAGAACAGGTCATCAACGTTCCGCCCAACGGCGTGATAGTTTCGTACTATCACAACGTCTACTCGGCCTAA
- a CDS encoding DUF2313 domain-containing protein has protein sequence MSQPVQRSARNPLVPLWGKPSRLMTYLPSLYADDPFLGSFLNIFDDTWQPLSQQIAVLWAYFDPRLTPPDMLPWLSTWVDLALDENWPVERRRQLILRAADLYRRRGTRSALRDYLAIYMDAEPEISEDAVDGNPYHFTVVFRLPDPSTIDPDRVRRIIEEEKPAHTTYTLRIEKA, from the coding sequence ATGAGTCAGCCAGTGCAGCGATCGGCGCGCAATCCGCTTGTGCCGCTCTGGGGCAAGCCCAGCCGCTTGATGACGTACTTGCCGTCCTTGTACGCCGACGATCCGTTCCTCGGCAGCTTCCTGAATATCTTTGACGATACGTGGCAGCCGCTGTCGCAGCAGATCGCGGTGCTGTGGGCGTACTTCGACCCGCGCCTCACGCCACCCGACATGCTGCCGTGGCTCAGCACCTGGGTGGACCTGGCGCTCGATGAGAACTGGCCCGTCGAGCGGCGCCGGCAGTTGATTCTGCGCGCAGCCGATCTGTATCGCCGGCGTGGCACCCGGAGCGCGCTGCGCGATTATCTCGCCATCTACATGGATGCCGAACCTGAGATCAGCGAGGACGCCGTAGACGGCAACCCGTATCACTTCACGGTCGTGTTCCGTCTGCCCGATCCGTCGACGATCGACCCGGACCGCGTGCGGCGCATTATCGAAGAAGAAAAGCCCGCTCACACAACGTACACGCTGCGCATCGAAAAGGCGTAA
- a CDS encoding YncE family protein: MFNQLGTALPRSPNMRMLGGLLLAIFACLGCMLASYIAIGPQPAATVAPSSATPAALDSETPSPTSTDTPAPTATSTPSPSPTTTPTGTQPPTATTTATPTVTPTATRTPTRTPTSTWTPTTVPTALPYLRGPQNLAVYAKTGNVWVTNRTDNSLAEVDGGNVSRVLTRIANVPSPNGIAIYQAAGLAYVTNRDQSTVTEIDLNRKQVRQTFAVGSLPWGIAVDESHGAVYVANFGSNSYSCIRPATRDVLAIASKITQPAHVTYNARVDAIYGVSRDGQVVQLTCGSSQIVKSFADSTLFDIASSENSNHVFVTTNGSQRVQWFFVGSMGANSYPFANEPYAVEAIKTCVGAVVPAEDKLYVLDQWLSGVVRTFNLGKQTVGEGGQGLAYFAPADTVYVANFGANSLTAIKNPCPPNVTPVYGTPKP; this comes from the coding sequence ATGTTCAACCAACTCGGCACCGCATTGCCTCGCAGCCCAAACATGCGCATGCTCGGCGGCCTGCTGCTGGCCATCTTCGCCTGCCTGGGCTGCATGCTGGCTTCGTACATAGCCATCGGCCCGCAACCAGCGGCCACGGTCGCGCCGTCGAGCGCGACGCCGGCCGCCCTGGACAGCGAAACACCGTCGCCCACCAGCACAGACACGCCAGCGCCGACAGCGACGTCGACGCCATCGCCTTCCCCGACGACCACACCGACCGGGACCCAACCACCGACGGCGACGACCACGGCCACTCCAACCGTCACGCCGACGGCGACCCGCACGCCGACCAGAACGCCGACGAGCACGTGGACGCCGACCACCGTGCCCACCGCGTTACCCTACCTGCGCGGTCCGCAGAACCTGGCGGTGTACGCAAAGACGGGCAATGTGTGGGTGACGAACCGGACCGACAACTCGCTCGCCGAGGTCGATGGCGGCAACGTCTCGCGCGTGCTGACACGGATCGCCAACGTGCCGAGCCCGAACGGTATCGCCATTTATCAGGCGGCCGGCTTGGCCTACGTAACGAACCGCGATCAATCGACCGTCACGGAGATCGACCTGAATCGAAAGCAGGTGCGGCAGACGTTTGCAGTCGGCAGCCTGCCGTGGGGCATCGCCGTGGATGAGAGCCATGGCGCGGTGTATGTCGCCAATTTTGGCTCCAACAGCTACTCGTGCATCCGCCCGGCCACGCGGGACGTGCTGGCGATTGCCAGCAAGATCACGCAGCCAGCCCATGTGACCTACAACGCGCGGGTCGATGCCATCTACGGTGTCAGCCGCGACGGGCAGGTGGTGCAGTTGACCTGCGGAAGCAGCCAGATCGTTAAGTCGTTTGCCGATAGCACCCTATTCGACATCGCCTCAAGCGAAAACAGCAACCATGTATTCGTTACCACCAACGGCAGTCAGCGCGTTCAATGGTTTTTCGTCGGTTCGATGGGGGCCAATAGTTATCCGTTTGCGAACGAACCGTACGCCGTGGAAGCGATCAAGACGTGCGTCGGCGCCGTCGTGCCGGCCGAAGACAAGCTATACGTGCTCGATCAGTGGCTAAGCGGGGTAGTACGCACGTTCAATCTCGGCAAACAGACGGTGGGCGAAGGCGGCCAGGGCCTCGCCTACTTTGCGCCGGCCGACACGGTGTACGTGGCCAACTTCGGCGCCAACAGCCTGACGGCGATCAAGAATCCCTGCCCGCCCAATGTCACGCCGGTCTACGGCACCCCGAAACCGTAG
- a CDS encoding YncE family protein: protein MFDQISNSLPKSPNMRMLGGLLMAIFACIVCMLGSFLALGPQPAPTVPPATVTQFAAAAATETPLPTDTPMPTPTSTPTNTPTNTPTGTLQPTPTFTSTPTNTPTATQTPTNTATRTPTKTPTQTATPTNTPTATPYLRTPQNIAVYAKSGNVWVTNRMDNSVAEVDGRNVSRVLTRIADIPSPNGIAIWQAAGLAYVSNREQATVTEIDLNSKRVRRTYAVGALPWGLAVDENSGVVFVANFGSNLYSCIRVDTGQVASIPIGFGQPAHVHYNAQTDAVYGVSRDGQVVRLYCVDGGGSDKFADASLFDLSMSDNAAYGYVSALESKRVYGFARIAGRSYPFRNAPYGLEYMGRCVGVMVPAEDRLYALDNTLSTAVRSYAVGKQSVGEGGQGIAYFAPTDTVYVANYAANSLSAITAPCPVSLTPTYVFY, encoded by the coding sequence ATGTTCGACCAAATTAGCAACTCGCTGCCCAAAAGCCCGAACATGCGCATGCTCGGTGGCTTGCTTATGGCCATCTTCGCATGCATCGTCTGCATGCTGGGATCGTTTCTCGCGCTGGGGCCGCAACCGGCGCCGACTGTGCCCCCAGCCACCGTGACGCAGTTCGCCGCGGCGGCGGCGACCGAAACGCCGCTACCGACTGACACGCCCATGCCAACGCCGACGTCCACGCCGACCAATACGCCAACCAATACGCCAACCGGGACGTTGCAGCCCACGCCAACCTTCACGTCGACGCCGACAAACACGCCCACCGCAACACAGACGCCGACGAACACGGCGACGCGGACGCCGACCAAAACGCCGACCCAGACGGCCACACCGACCAACACGCCCACCGCGACCCCCTATCTGCGAACGCCGCAGAATATCGCGGTATACGCGAAAAGCGGCAACGTATGGGTCACAAACCGCATGGACAACTCGGTGGCGGAGGTGGACGGCCGCAACGTGTCGCGCGTGCTGACCCGCATCGCCGACATCCCCAGCCCGAACGGCATCGCCATCTGGCAGGCGGCCGGGCTGGCATACGTAAGTAACCGCGAGCAGGCGACAGTGACGGAGATTGACCTGAATTCCAAACGCGTGCGCCGGACCTACGCGGTCGGCGCACTGCCGTGGGGTCTTGCAGTCGACGAAAACAGCGGCGTCGTGTTTGTCGCCAACTTTGGCTCGAATCTGTACTCGTGCATTCGGGTCGATACGGGCCAGGTCGCTTCCATCCCGATCGGTTTCGGCCAACCCGCGCACGTGCATTATAATGCGCAGACGGATGCGGTCTACGGCGTCAGTCGCGACGGGCAGGTGGTGCGCCTGTACTGTGTAGATGGCGGCGGTTCCGATAAGTTCGCCGACGCCAGCCTGTTCGACCTGAGCATGTCCGATAATGCGGCTTACGGCTACGTTTCGGCATTGGAGAGCAAACGGGTATACGGGTTTGCGCGCATCGCCGGCCGGAGCTATCCGTTCAGGAACGCGCCGTATGGGCTTGAGTACATGGGCCGCTGCGTCGGCGTGATGGTGCCGGCCGAGGATCGTTTGTACGCGCTGGACAACACGCTATCCACGGCCGTACGCTCTTATGCGGTCGGAAAGCAGTCCGTCGGTGAAGGCGGTCAGGGTATCGCGTACTTTGCGCCGACGGACACCGTATACGTGGCCAACTACGCAGCCAATAGCCTGTCGGCGATTACGGCGCCATGTCCGGTGTCATTAACGCCAACCTACGTCTTTTACTAG
- a CDS encoding DUF177 domain-containing protein: MLFNVAQLMKEHTGAARKQSIRVPAAELDRETGAIDDLAGVVKLLRTVEGVLVTGAMTTQVMLTCDRCLDEFAQVVEFELEDEFKPSIDIVSGASVPVDPFDQDNLIDDHHILDLTEVIRQRILLNLPLHPVCRPACRGLCPTCGQNRNEGACRCRVEGTDPRWEALRDLLR; encoded by the coding sequence ATGCTATTCAATGTCGCTCAACTGATGAAAGAGCACACCGGCGCCGCGCGCAAGCAGTCCATCAGGGTGCCTGCCGCGGAGCTTGACCGCGAAACCGGCGCCATCGACGACCTGGCAGGGGTTGTCAAGTTGCTGCGCACGGTTGAGGGCGTGCTGGTCACCGGAGCGATGACGACGCAGGTGATGCTGACCTGTGACCGCTGCCTGGACGAGTTCGCCCAGGTCGTGGAGTTCGAACTCGAAGACGAGTTCAAGCCGAGCATCGATATTGTCAGCGGCGCAAGCGTGCCGGTGGATCCCTTTGATCAGGACAACCTGATCGATGACCATCATATACTCGATCTGACCGAAGTTATCCGGCAGCGTATTCTGTTGAACCTGCCGTTGCATCCGGTCTGCCGTCCGGCTTGTCGCGGGCTGTGCCCGACCTGCGGCCAGAACCGGAATGAGGGCGCCTGCCGCTGCCGTGTCGAAGGCACGGATCCGCGCTGGGAGGCCCTGCGTGACCTGCTGCGCTAA
- the rpmF gene encoding 50S ribosomal protein L32, whose protein sequence is MTPHPKRKLSQGRRDRRRSHLALKSPQLVRCQRCNEFRLPHHVCLNCGTYDGVEVLEMEEQKAK, encoded by the coding sequence ATGACCCCGCACCCAAAGCGAAAATTATCGCAGGGACGACGCGACCGCCGCCGCAGCCACCTGGCGCTCAAAAGCCCACAGCTTGTGCGCTGCCAGCGCTGCAATGAATTCCGGCTGCCGCATCACGTCTGCCTGAATTGCGGCACATATGATGGCGTCGAAGTGCTCGAGATGGAAGAGCAGAAGGCCAAGTAG
- the fabD gene encoding ACP S-malonyltransferase has translation MTIALVFPGQGSQFVGMGKDLLAFDPARAVFEEADRILGFALSRVMFDGPKEELDDTVNTQPALFAMSAAVLACLPAQSPAFVAGHSLGEYAALYAAGALSLPDGLRLVRERGRLMKAAGASNPGGMAAIIGLDDAAINELCAAAGGVQVANYNSPGQVVISGTREGVAAVMTAAKQRKAKLVTALDVSIAAHSELMRPAVADFTSAVNATPFHAPRIPVVANITAQPLESVEAVRAELVGQLTASVQWTRTIESMAAHGVDTIAEVGAGKVLSGLNKRIARGARLVNFGDLASIQSAGT, from the coding sequence ATGACTATTGCGCTGGTATTCCCCGGACAAGGCTCGCAGTTTGTCGGCATGGGCAAGGATCTGCTGGCGTTCGACCCGGCGCGGGCGGTGTTCGAAGAGGCTGACCGGATCCTCGGTTTCGCGCTATCGCGGGTCATGTTTGACGGCCCCAAGGAAGAACTGGACGACACGGTCAATACGCAGCCGGCGTTGTTTGCGATGAGCGCCGCCGTGCTGGCCTGCCTGCCGGCGCAGTCGCCGGCCTTCGTCGCCGGTCACAGCCTCGGCGAGTACGCTGCGCTATACGCGGCCGGGGCGCTCTCGCTGCCGGATGGCCTGCGGCTCGTTCGCGAACGCGGGCGGCTGATGAAGGCCGCCGGCGCTTCCAATCCGGGCGGGATGGCGGCCATCATCGGGCTGGACGACGCCGCGATAAACGAACTGTGCGCGGCAGCCGGCGGGGTGCAGGTCGCCAATTACAACTCACCGGGGCAGGTCGTCATTTCTGGAACCCGCGAGGGCGTGGCGGCGGTGATGACCGCTGCCAAACAGCGGAAGGCCAAGCTCGTCACGGCGCTCGATGTCAGCATCGCCGCTCACTCTGAATTGATGCGGCCGGCGGTGGCCGATTTTACCAGCGCCGTGAACGCCACGCCGTTCCACGCGCCGCGCATACCGGTGGTGGCCAATATCACGGCGCAACCACTCGAAAGCGTCGAGGCTGTGCGCGCGGAACTCGTTGGGCAACTGACGGCCTCGGTTCAGTGGACGCGCACCATCGAGAGCATGGCCGCCCACGGCGTCGACACGATCGCCGAGGTGGGCGCCGGCAAGGTGCTGAGCGGCCTGAACAAGCGTATTGCGCGCGGCGCGCGGTTGGTGAACTTCGGAGACCTGGCCAGCATCCAGTCGGCCGGGACATAA
- the fabG gene encoding 3-oxoacyl-[acyl-carrier-protein] reductase, with translation MINLTGKVALVTGGSRGIGRAIAIKLGALGAKVVVNFNSNESAAQEVVETITAGGAGAAAAVRGDVSRSDDAARVVKFTTDTFGRLDILVNNAGTTRDNLLALMKEEDWDFILTTNLKSVFNMSKAVLRPMMRQKFGRVINITSIAGVSGNAGQANYSAAKAGMIGFTYSMAKEYGAKNITVNAVAPGFIPTDLTSTLPPELKEQMIKLTPLGRFGTADDVAHAVAFLASDEAGFITGQVLRVDGGMAF, from the coding sequence ATGATCAACCTGACGGGCAAAGTGGCGCTGGTGACCGGCGGCTCGCGCGGCATCGGGCGCGCGATCGCGATCAAGCTCGGCGCGCTCGGCGCGAAAGTGGTCGTCAACTTCAATAGCAACGAGTCCGCGGCGCAGGAAGTCGTCGAGACGATCACAGCGGGCGGCGCCGGCGCAGCCGCCGCGGTACGCGGCGATGTGAGCCGCAGCGACGACGCGGCGCGGGTCGTCAAGTTCACGACCGATACCTTCGGCCGGCTGGACATCCTCGTCAACAACGCCGGCACGACACGCGACAACCTGCTGGCGCTGATGAAGGAAGAAGATTGGGACTTCATCCTGACGACCAACCTCAAGAGCGTGTTTAACATGTCCAAGGCCGTTTTGCGGCCCATGATGCGGCAGAAGTTCGGGCGCGTCATCAACATCACGTCGATAGCGGGCGTGTCGGGCAATGCCGGCCAGGCCAACTATTCGGCCGCCAAGGCGGGCATGATCGGTTTCACCTACTCGATGGCCAAAGAGTACGGCGCCAAGAACATCACCGTCAATGCGGTCGCGCCGGGCTTCATCCCGACCGACCTGACCAGCACGCTGCCGCCGGAATTGAAGGAACAGATGATCAAATTGACGCCGCTGGGGCGCTTCGGCACGGCCGACGATGTGGCCCATGCCGTCGCGTTTCTGGCGTCCGACGAGGCCGGCTTTATCACCGGGCAGGTGCTGCGCGTCGACGGAGGCATGGCCTTCTAG
- a CDS encoding Asp23/Gls24 family envelope stress response protein gives MEDRKAGTVRIAPQVLTTVAGGAALAVPGVLRVSATRPVTMERLLRRVAVEPGVAIAIDADGVVVDLYLVLDRNVNMLETSRSVQAEVARAIHDTVGMTVREVNVHVEDVGDEPAAPQAL, from the coding sequence ATGGAAGACAGAAAAGCAGGTACCGTCCGTATTGCACCCCAGGTGCTGACCACCGTCGCCGGCGGCGCCGCGTTGGCGGTTCCCGGCGTGCTGCGCGTGAGCGCAACGCGCCCGGTGACCATGGAGCGCTTGCTGCGGCGTGTTGCGGTCGAGCCGGGCGTGGCGATCGCCATCGACGCCGACGGCGTCGTGGTCGACCTGTACCTGGTGCTTGACCGCAATGTGAACATGCTGGAGACGAGCCGCTCGGTGCAGGCCGAGGTGGCGCGCGCCATCCATGACACGGTTGGCATGACCGTGCGCGAAGTGAACGTGCACGTCGAGGATGTCGGCGACGAGCCGGCGGCGCCACAGGCGCTCTGA
- the nusB gene encoding transcription antitermination factor NusB gives MQPRRRARITVLQCLYELDQTGHDALTAFEQRVAEEPLPRDAEEFALELLAGVTARRSALDDVVQKIAPEWPLDQVAIVDRNVLRLAAYELLYTSETPRKVAINEAIELAKLYGGDNSARFVNGALGTLVEHFNDFAQRAQSER, from the coding sequence ATGCAACCACGCCGCCGCGCGCGCATCACGGTCCTGCAGTGCCTGTATGAACTGGATCAGACCGGGCACGACGCGTTGACCGCGTTCGAGCAGCGCGTGGCCGAAGAGCCGCTGCCGCGGGACGCCGAGGAGTTCGCCCTGGAGTTGCTGGCCGGTGTGACGGCGCGCCGGTCGGCGCTGGACGATGTGGTGCAGAAGATTGCACCCGAATGGCCGCTCGACCAGGTCGCCATAGTCGATCGCAACGTATTGCGGCTGGCCGCCTACGAATTGCTGTACACGTCGGAAACACCCCGAAAAGTTGCCATCAACGAGGCCATCGAGCTGGCCAAGTTGTACGGCGGCGATAACAGCGCCCGCTTCGTGAACGGCGCACTCGGCACGCTGGTCGAGCACTTCAATGACTTTGCCCAGCGCGCCCAAAGCGAGCGTTAA